In Gimesia sp., a genomic segment contains:
- a CDS encoding DUF1501 domain-containing protein, with the protein MQSDLTTMQPPCGQIQRRTFLSDLGYGATGMALSMLLNREGSGQAASTSSGAVTQGPHFTPRAKSVIWIFLSGGYSQMETFDPKPELNKYGGKTYADTVYPDPFQDPRYQERARSVVQVKREHDKIMPMQVGFRKQGESGIEITDWWPHLATCIDDISFVRSMYTTDNDHAAEFQIHHGRHKLDQKQPVVGSWLSYGLGSLNQNLPEYVFLGSYTDTRVKENFSPDYLGPKYMGVEFSLDPNNSLPFGARPQTVLEKEQANQYALINELNRISSVEYPNDEKLRARINSYELAFRMQRSVPEALNLDTETKETQRLYGIDENETSIYGKRLLAARRLAERGVRFTQVYLSGYGEWDSHQKLKENHTRSCKRVDKPVAGLLKDLKRRGMLDDTVVVFCTEFGRTPAVETRGSTKMPSGRDHHPHGFTIWFAGAGVKRGYVHGATDELGFHAVESPHYVTDIHATLYHLLGLDPTRLDIPGRKRLEIDRGKPILDILS; encoded by the coding sequence ATGCAATCAGACCTGACAACCATGCAGCCCCCGTGCGGCCAGATCCAGCGCAGAACGTTCCTATCCGACCTCGGTTATGGAGCCACCGGCATGGCTTTAAGTATGCTGTTGAACCGCGAAGGCTCCGGGCAGGCCGCCAGCACAAGTTCGGGAGCGGTCACCCAGGGACCGCATTTCACACCGCGGGCCAAGTCGGTGATCTGGATCTTTCTCTCTGGTGGTTACAGCCAGATGGAGACCTTCGACCCGAAACCGGAATTGAACAAATACGGCGGAAAGACCTACGCCGACACCGTCTATCCCGACCCGTTTCAGGATCCGCGCTATCAGGAGCGGGCCCGTTCGGTGGTGCAGGTCAAACGGGAACATGACAAAATCATGCCGATGCAGGTCGGCTTTCGCAAACAGGGGGAGTCCGGAATTGAGATCACCGACTGGTGGCCCCACCTGGCAACCTGTATCGATGACATCTCGTTTGTGCGTTCAATGTATACCACCGATAATGACCACGCCGCCGAGTTCCAGATTCATCACGGGCGTCACAAACTGGATCAGAAACAACCGGTCGTCGGATCCTGGCTGAGTTATGGTCTGGGCAGCCTGAATCAGAATCTGCCGGAATATGTTTTCCTGGGCTCATACACCGACACCCGCGTCAAAGAAAACTTCAGTCCCGACTATCTGGGACCCAAATACATGGGCGTGGAATTCTCGCTCGACCCGAACAATTCGCTCCCCTTTGGTGCGCGTCCCCAGACGGTGCTCGAAAAAGAACAGGCCAATCAGTACGCGCTGATCAACGAACTCAATCGCATCTCGTCTGTCGAGTACCCAAACGACGAGAAGCTCCGGGCGCGAATCAACTCATACGAACTCGCGTTTCGCATGCAGCGCTCCGTTCCTGAAGCCCTGAATCTAGACACAGAGACAAAAGAAACACAACGCCTGTACGGCATCGATGAGAACGAAACTTCGATCTATGGCAAACGCCTGCTGGCAGCACGTCGTCTGGCGGAACGGGGCGTCCGGTTCACCCAGGTCTACTTAAGTGGCTACGGCGAATGGGACTCGCATCAGAAACTCAAAGAGAATCACACCCGGTCCTGCAAACGCGTCGATAAACCGGTCGCAGGTCTGCTCAAAGACCTCAAACGCCGCGGAATGCTGGATGATACCGTTGTCGTCTTCTGCACCGAGTTCGGCCGGACCCCTGCGGTGGAAACCCGGGGAAGTACCAAAATGCCCAGCGGCCGCGATCATCATCCTCACGGTTTCACCATCTGGTTTGCCGGTGCGGGCGTCAAGCGGGGCTACGTGCATGGGGCAACCGACGAACTCGGCTTCCACGCCGTCGAATCGCCGCACTATGTCACCGACATTCATGCCACCCTGTATCACCTGCTCGGTCTCGACCCCACGCGGCTCGACATCCCCGGCCGAAAACGTCTGGAAATTGATCGCGGTAAGCCGATCCTGGATATCCTCAGTTGA
- a CDS encoding DUF1553 domain-containing protein: MQWPTLVVSCCVSLCVSLPLRAETPPVPVDYTQQIKPLLQAHCFACHGVLKQESALRLDAGKFILKGGEIGKAVVPGNSAESLLFQVIGEDPDFAMPPEGQGRKLTPDEVALIRTWIDQGAHFPANDSPEPAPTEHWAFQPVKRPAIPQTNSPSQNPIDAFLLARQLEGGLTPQPQADKATRLRRLYLDLIGLPPRPTELSAFLNDTRPDAWQRVIDDLLSRPQYGERWGRHWMDVWRYSDWYGRRGAKDMTNSYSLTWRWRDWIIRSLNEDKAYDVMVRQMLAADELAPNDRENLVATGFIVRNFYRWNYHTWLKDNVEHTAKAFLGLTMNCCECHDHKYDPISQEEYFAFRSLFEPIDLRHDRVPGEADPGPFPDYKLSVRNGPVRTGMVRIYDRHPDALARFYTGGLEQNIVKDKPPIEAGTIQFLGGDEIQIQPVKLPATAWYPGLKPFVIQEETQKRTTAIEQAQQKWDAESPSLEQQLKEQQQTQTNLLTEYRAWQKSQQTADSPSSQQTLQLTGGEGRRALARELTGWNELLEQLEIHFQLRLHADKMVNFQLSNDLAAGRTNLYVAFEAGNILTYAPGSTSVTTIGSFPTEAKPLDLKVDLKLQPAKDIALLTVTRSQDQSIIIKETPIALNGWNPAHSVNRGLFLDAHAGSRAEFDHIVFLEPGGRELNRFDFEFPDYSEGADVTSATDWILTRFSKGNATSKITLQKPLSPEEQQWQQKISAARQQLSLVQLKRDTLQADLEAARAELAQYQARVDAASARHIDESPEADSLARAASQAEWNAKRSAAQQQVAAAALKLHTAQLLPETEKTRTKQIQDAQQQLTQARTALAAAEKRRDAQSIDFAPLSRIFPQQSSGRRAALAQWITSPGNPLTARVAVNHIWMRHFGQPLVDSVYNFGRSGTQPTHPQLIDWLAAEFMAHDWKMKHIHRLILSSDAYQRSSKGVSAGHPNLTADRDNRLLWKFPLHRMEAEVVRDSLFYLADDLDTTMFGQEIEQDQGLTTNRRSLYYSYHGEAKMEFLALFDGPSSTDCYRRQTTVRPQQALALTNSQLALKQGRRIAARLWSEQAQLTEKSPSEQELDFIRNAFELILARAPNQREQAAALRFLEQQQTLFQKAPQATNQKPADQNKPFEQPAADPAARARESLVQALFNHNDFVTIR, from the coding sequence ATGCAATGGCCTACCCTCGTCGTGTCCTGCTGCGTCAGTTTGTGTGTCTCTCTCCCGCTTCGCGCGGAAACGCCCCCCGTCCCCGTTGACTACACACAACAGATCAAACCCCTGCTCCAGGCGCACTGCTTCGCCTGTCATGGTGTGTTGAAACAGGAATCAGCCTTACGCCTTGATGCGGGGAAATTCATTCTCAAGGGAGGCGAAATCGGTAAGGCCGTTGTCCCGGGGAATTCCGCGGAGAGCCTGCTCTTTCAGGTGATCGGCGAAGATCCGGATTTCGCCATGCCACCAGAGGGTCAGGGACGCAAACTGACACCTGATGAAGTCGCCCTGATTCGCACCTGGATCGATCAGGGAGCACATTTTCCGGCCAACGATTCTCCCGAACCAGCGCCCACAGAACACTGGGCCTTTCAACCAGTCAAACGTCCTGCGATACCGCAGACCAATTCTCCTTCGCAAAATCCTATCGACGCTTTTCTACTGGCCCGTCAATTGGAAGGTGGACTGACTCCACAACCCCAGGCGGACAAAGCGACCCGTCTTCGTCGACTCTACCTGGATCTGATCGGGCTGCCTCCCCGTCCGACGGAACTGTCTGCTTTCCTGAACGACACTCGCCCCGATGCCTGGCAGCGCGTAATTGACGATCTGCTCAGCCGCCCGCAATACGGCGAACGCTGGGGACGTCACTGGATGGACGTCTGGCGTTACAGCGACTGGTACGGCAGACGGGGCGCGAAAGACATGACTAACAGTTATTCCCTGACCTGGCGCTGGCGCGACTGGATCATTCGCTCGCTCAACGAAGACAAAGCCTACGATGTGATGGTCCGTCAGATGCTGGCAGCAGACGAACTGGCCCCCAACGACCGGGAGAATCTCGTCGCCACCGGATTCATCGTCCGGAATTTTTACCGCTGGAACTATCACACCTGGCTGAAAGACAATGTCGAGCATACGGCCAAAGCGTTTCTGGGACTGACCATGAACTGCTGCGAATGCCACGATCATAAGTATGATCCGATCAGCCAGGAAGAATACTTCGCCTTCCGGTCCCTGTTTGAACCGATTGACCTGAGACACGATCGAGTCCCTGGCGAAGCCGATCCGGGCCCCTTTCCTGATTATAAACTGAGTGTGCGAAACGGACCGGTTCGCACCGGCATGGTCCGCATTTATGATCGACATCCCGATGCCCTCGCCCGGTTTTATACCGGCGGCCTGGAACAGAACATCGTCAAAGACAAGCCCCCCATTGAAGCCGGGACGATTCAGTTTCTGGGCGGTGATGAAATTCAGATCCAACCGGTCAAGCTGCCGGCAACCGCCTGGTATCCCGGCCTCAAGCCGTTTGTGATCCAGGAGGAAACACAAAAACGAACGACGGCTATAGAGCAGGCACAGCAGAAATGGGACGCGGAGTCCCCCAGCCTCGAACAACAGCTCAAGGAACAGCAGCAGACACAGACCAATCTGCTGACAGAATACAGAGCCTGGCAGAAGTCTCAACAAACGGCGGACAGCCCGTCCAGCCAACAGACACTGCAATTGACCGGTGGAGAGGGTCGCCGCGCACTCGCCAGGGAACTGACAGGCTGGAACGAACTGCTAGAGCAACTGGAAATTCACTTTCAGCTGCGACTCCACGCCGACAAGATGGTGAATTTTCAACTCTCGAACGATCTGGCCGCCGGGCGAACTAATTTGTATGTCGCCTTCGAGGCGGGGAACATTCTGACTTATGCCCCCGGCAGCACGAGTGTCACCACCATCGGCTCATTCCCGACTGAGGCAAAACCACTCGATCTGAAAGTGGACCTCAAGCTGCAGCCTGCCAAAGACATCGCACTACTGACGGTCACCCGCAGTCAGGATCAATCAATCATCATTAAAGAGACGCCGATTGCCCTCAATGGCTGGAATCCGGCCCACAGTGTCAACCGCGGGCTCTTTCTCGATGCCCACGCAGGCAGCCGTGCGGAATTCGATCACATCGTCTTCCTCGAACCGGGAGGCCGGGAACTCAACCGCTTCGATTTCGAATTTCCGGATTACTCAGAGGGCGCAGATGTCACGAGCGCAACCGACTGGATCCTCACGCGGTTCAGTAAAGGGAATGCGACTTCGAAAATCACACTCCAGAAACCACTGTCCCCCGAGGAACAACAGTGGCAGCAGAAAATCAGCGCCGCCCGCCAGCAGTTGTCTCTGGTTCAGCTAAAGCGGGACACGCTGCAAGCAGATTTAGAAGCGGCCCGGGCCGAGCTCGCGCAGTACCAGGCGCGCGTCGACGCTGCCAGCGCCCGTCACATCGATGAGTCGCCGGAAGCCGATTCCCTGGCGCGTGCTGCCAGCCAGGCGGAATGGAACGCGAAACGAAGTGCCGCTCAGCAGCAGGTCGCAGCCGCTGCATTAAAACTGCACACCGCTCAGTTGCTCCCCGAGACTGAGAAAACGCGCACTAAACAGATTCAGGACGCACAACAACAGCTCACGCAGGCCCGGACCGCGCTGGCAGCCGCGGAAAAACGGCGGGATGCACAGTCGATAGACTTCGCTCCCCTGAGCCGGATCTTCCCCCAACAGAGTTCGGGCAGGAGAGCCGCCCTGGCGCAGTGGATCACGAGCCCCGGTAATCCGCTCACAGCGAGGGTCGCCGTCAATCACATCTGGATGAGGCACTTCGGACAGCCACTGGTCGATTCGGTCTATAACTTTGGACGCAGTGGTACCCAGCCCACGCATCCACAGCTCATTGACTGGCTCGCTGCGGAATTCATGGCGCATGACTGGAAAATGAAACACATTCATCGCCTGATTCTCAGCAGCGACGCGTACCAGCGAAGTTCGAAAGGAGTCTCAGCCGGACACCCAAATCTGACCGCGGACCGCGACAATCGACTGCTCTGGAAATTCCCCCTGCATAGAATGGAAGCGGAAGTCGTCCGTGACAGCCTGTTTTATCTCGCGGATGACCTGGACACGACCATGTTCGGACAGGAGATCGAGCAGGACCAGGGACTCACCACGAACCGTCGCAGTCTTTACTACTCCTATCATGGCGAAGCGAAGATGGAATTCCTGGCTCTGTTTGACGGTCCCAGTTCCACCGACTGTTACCGCAGGCAGACCACGGTCCGGCCCCAGCAGGCACTTGCGTTAACTAACAGCCAGCTGGCACTCAAACAGGGGCGTCGAATCGCGGCGCGTCTCTGGTCAGAGCAGGCACAACTTACAGAGAAAAGCCCGTCGGAACAGGAACTCGATTTTATCAGGAATGCATTTGAGCTGATTCTCGCCCGCGCCCCCAATCAGCGTGAGCAGGCCGCTGCACTCCGTTTCCTGGAACAGCAACAGACCCTGTTCCAAAAAGCTCCTCAAGCGACGAACCAGAAACCCGCAGATCAGAATAAACCCTTTGAACAACCCGCTGCCGATCCAGCGGCCCGCGCCCGGGAAAGCCTGGTACAGGCGCTGTTCAACCATAATGATTTTGTAACCATCCGTTAA
- a CDS encoding DUF6268 family outer membrane beta-barrel protein → MRAEPAQFESEAPAAEPGLAFLLPTDQFLRQELDEPDEINPLVPPPLEDSFSPVEPVPDPETESLPDLKTLLRPRFDISAEWEPEADGVEMISSDLNLKLPLYPVFGPPPPFLTAGYSFTRINAPVQLDLPRDLHQFSLGVSWMRPLNERWLVRTMLSGVFATDFYNTGSMAWQFRGGMFAIYRPNEEWDLAFGALATGQEDIPVLPVIGATWRPSSSVKVNLMLPNPRISYLISESETRQQWAYVGGGMSGGNWAYNLRDGSPERLNYREWRLVVGWESMPPRSPGRFQSPGASYLIEAGYVFGRKFEREHQAADIKIDNTLLLHSGIRF, encoded by the coding sequence TTGCGCGCAGAGCCTGCACAGTTCGAGTCAGAAGCACCTGCAGCCGAGCCTGGTCTCGCTTTTCTGCTCCCCACCGATCAGTTTCTGCGACAGGAGTTAGACGAACCAGACGAGATCAATCCCCTCGTTCCTCCACCACTGGAAGATTCATTTTCCCCGGTTGAACCAGTACCCGACCCCGAAACAGAATCATTGCCGGACCTGAAAACATTATTACGCCCCCGCTTCGATATCTCCGCAGAGTGGGAACCGGAAGCCGATGGCGTGGAAATGATTTCTTCTGACCTCAATCTGAAACTCCCCCTCTACCCGGTATTTGGTCCGCCGCCCCCGTTCCTGACCGCCGGCTATTCCTTTACCCGCATCAACGCACCGGTCCAACTTGACCTGCCCCGGGACCTGCATCAGTTTTCGCTGGGTGTGTCCTGGATGCGTCCGCTGAATGAACGCTGGCTCGTCCGCACGATGTTGAGTGGCGTCTTCGCGACCGACTTTTACAATACAGGCAGCATGGCCTGGCAGTTCCGCGGTGGTATGTTTGCCATCTATCGCCCCAACGAAGAGTGGGATCTCGCCTTCGGTGCTCTGGCCACAGGTCAGGAAGACATTCCCGTCCTGCCGGTGATCGGTGCCACCTGGCGGCCCTCTTCTTCCGTCAAAGTCAACCTGATGCTTCCCAATCCGCGGATCTCGTATCTGATCTCCGAATCCGAAACGCGGCAGCAGTGGGCCTATGTCGGCGGGGGCATGTCCGGCGGAAACTGGGCCTACAATCTCCGCGATGGTTCACCCGAACGTTTGAATTATCGCGAATGGCGGCTGGTCGTCGGCTGGGAATCAATGCCTCCCCGCTCGCCCGGACGATTTCAATCCCCGGGAGCCAGTTATCTGATCGAGGCGGGTTATGTCTTCGGTCGTAAGTTCGAACGGGAACACCAGGCAGCCGACATCAAGATCGATAATACTCTGCTTCTGCACTCAGGCATCCGATTTTAA